One genomic segment of Myxocyprinus asiaticus isolate MX2 ecotype Aquarium Trade chromosome 14, UBuf_Myxa_2, whole genome shotgun sequence includes these proteins:
- the engase gene encoding cytosolic endo-beta-N-acetylglucosaminidase isoform X2, whose protein sequence is MPYAFYHWDYIDIFNYFSHQMVTIPPAVWTNAAHKHGVLSIGTLITEWTDGEKICETFLADEETYRAAADKLVQISHCYCFDGWLINIENVLSQTAVKNTAPFLRYLTDQMHERVPGSVVIWYDSVLKNGSLNWQNELNDDNRIFFDACDGIFTNYNWTEQSLEWMKSYSAAQGRLADIYVGVDVFARGKVIGGKFETNKALELIRKYELSTAIFAPGWVYECHEKADFRQNQEKFWSLLSDYLYIHRPSSSLPFISSFCQGFGKSLYWKGQVEMERSWFNLNAQEIQPLYLSETIEKGGWLKTRGCSEEAWIGGSSLMVEGIIPSGLPEVCARIFSLHVPLAARTFVSFVYKPPVGVKVSLELKTIDVPLCTFDGTEEIPSTSVFPEVLAEDNQLVAKFTQSCGQWALDGWTTRCFLLKTIGCSLREVCIRVSRDEGDEDVSFSCRIGEMMLLDAESLQPPLESVQGICVNDVVWQTGALKGDGQTLKVLLNATLRWQYPNQLVRHFRIHWRRLRGPDPRIPPGPLTLIGRSYSSLYRVVELEVPAAPGLIELVVEPVTREGFILPEVHWGRRTLSYSESSTENQ, encoded by the exons ATGCCATACGCCTTCTATCATTGGGACTACATTGACATCTTTAACTACTTCAGTCATCAGATGGTAACCATTCCTCCAGCAGTGTGGACTAATGCCGCACATAAGCATGGAGTGCTCTCTATAG GTACATTAATCACAGAGTGGACAGATGGAGAAAAGATATGTGAGACCTTCCTTGCAGATGAGGAGACTTACCGTGCAGCTGCCGATAAGCTGGTTCAGATCTCCCACTGCTATTGCTTTGACGGGTGGCTCATTAACATAGAAAATGTGCTGAGT CAAACTGCAGTGAAGAATACTGCTCCCTTTCTGCGGTACCTCACAGACCAGATGCATGAGCGTGTTCCAGGCAGTGTGGTCATCTGGTATGACAGTGTTCTGAAGAACGGCTCACTGAATTGGCAGAATGAACTCAATGATGATAACAG AATATTTTTTGATGCATGCGATGGAATTTTCACAAACTACAACTGGACAGAGCAGAGCCTGGAGTGGATGAAGTCCTACTCTGCCGCTCAGGGCCGCTTGGCTGATATCTATGTTGGTGTTGATGTGTTTGCAAGAGGGAAGGTGATCGGAGGGAAGTTTGAGACCAATAAG GCTCTGGAGCTGATTCGCAAGTATGAACTTTCAACTGCTATCTTTGCTCCTGGTTGGGTGTACGAATGCCACGAAAAGGCAGATTTTCGCCAAAACCAGGAAAA ATTTTGGAGTTTGCTGTCGGATTACCTTTATATCCACCGTCCGTCCTCCAGTCTTCCATTCATTTCCTCATTCTGTCAGGGCTTTGGAAAAAGCCTCTATTGGAAAGGACAG GTGGAGATGGAGAGAAGCTGGTTCAATCTGAATGCTCAGGAGATCCAGCCTCTGTACCTCTCTGAGACCATCGAGAAAGGGGGCTGGCTGAAAACTCGTGGCTGCTCAGAGGAGGCTTGGATAGGAGGCAGCTCTCTGATGGTGGAGGGTATAATTCCATCTGGACTTCCTGAAGTCTGTGCAAG GATATTTTCTCTCCATGTTCCCTTGGCTGCCAGAACTTTTGTGTCTTTTGTCTACAAGCCACCTGTGGGGGTGAAAGTGTCCCTGGAGCTCAAAACAATAGATGTTCCTTTGTGCACTTTTGATGGGACAGAGGAAATACCAT ctacCAGTGTCTTTCCAGAAGTGTTAGCGGAGGATAACCAGCTGGTTGCAAAGTTCACACAGAGTTGTGGCCAGTGGGCTTTAGATGGCTGGACTACCCG ATGTTTCCTGTTGAAAACGATTGGCTGCTCATTGCGAGAAGTGTGTATTCGTGTATCTCGTGATGAAGGAGATGAAGATGTCTCTTTCAGCTGCAGGATTGGAGAGATGATG CTGCTGGACGCAGAGAGTCTTCAACCCCCCCTGGAGTCTGTTCAAGGAATCTGTGTGAATGATGTGGTGTGGCAGACGGGTGCTTTGAAGGGAGATGGACAAACATTGAAGGTCCTCTTGAATGCCACCTTACGTTGGCAATATCCCAACCAGCTTGTCCGCCATTTCCGGATACACTGGAGGCGTCTTCGGGGTCCTGACCCTCGGATTCCCCCTGGACCCCTGACCCTAATAGGCAGATCTTACTCAAGCTTGTACCGTGTGGTGGAGCTGGAAGTTCCTGCTGCTCCAGGCCTCATTGAGCTGGTGGTAGAGCCGGTCACCAGAGAGGGATTCATACTACCTGAGGTCCACTGGGGCCGACGCACACTCAGCTACAGTGAGAGCTCCACAGAGAACCAATGA
- the engase gene encoding cytosolic endo-beta-N-acetylglucosaminidase isoform X1 has translation MEGGSTPKKNEHMATRKRKRKEISNSKIPNIEEISSESCLDQPGDQSVHEVISYKPSTLPGSHYDPDTTEPISGSLKSLDELLSWKRNEASPFNVATVPLASRYPPLASCPRRTLVSHDLMGGYLEDRFIQGAEVEMPYAFYHWDYIDIFNYFSHQMVTIPPAVWTNAAHKHGVLSIGTLITEWTDGEKICETFLADEETYRAAADKLVQISHCYCFDGWLINIENVLSQTAVKNTAPFLRYLTDQMHERVPGSVVIWYDSVLKNGSLNWQNELNDDNRIFFDACDGIFTNYNWTEQSLEWMKSYSAAQGRLADIYVGVDVFARGKVIGGKFETNKALELIRKYELSTAIFAPGWVYECHEKADFRQNQEKFWSLLSDYLYIHRPSSSLPFISSFCQGFGKSLYWKGQVEMERSWFNLNAQEIQPLYLSETIEKGGWLKTRGCSEEAWIGGSSLMVEGIIPSGLPEVCARIFSLHVPLAARTFVSFVYKPPVGVKVSLELKTIDVPLCTFDGTEEIPSTSVFPEVLAEDNQLVAKFTQSCGQWALDGWTTRCFLLKTIGCSLREVCIRVSRDEGDEDVSFSCRIGEMMLLDAESLQPPLESVQGICVNDVVWQTGALKGDGQTLKVLLNATLRWQYPNQLVRHFRIHWRRLRGPDPRIPPGPLTLIGRSYSSLYRVVELEVPAAPGLIELVVEPVTREGFILPEVHWGRRTLSYSESSTENQ, from the exons ATGGAAGGCGGTTCTACACCGAAGAAAAATGAACATATGGCTACCCGAAAACGAAAAAGGAAGGAAATATCAAACAGTAAGATTCCTAACATCGAGGAGATCAG CTCTGAGTCTTGTCTAGACCAGCCAGGCGATCAAAGTGTGCATGAAGTCATATCTTATAAACCATCAACATTACCAG GAAGCCACTATGATCCTGACACAACTGAGCCCATTAGTGGCAGTCTGAAGTCCCTTGATGAGCTGTTGTCATGGAAACGAAATGAAGCAAGCCCCTTTAACGTGGCCACTGTGCCTCTGGCTAGCAGGTATCCTCCACTGGCCAGCTGCCCCAGAAGGACATTGGTGTCCCATGACTTGATGGGGGGCTACCTGGAGGACAG GTTCATTCAAGGCGCAGAGGTGGAGATGCCATACGCCTTCTATCATTGGGACTACATTGACATCTTTAACTACTTCAGTCATCAGATGGTAACCATTCCTCCAGCAGTGTGGACTAATGCCGCACATAAGCATGGAGTGCTCTCTATAG GTACATTAATCACAGAGTGGACAGATGGAGAAAAGATATGTGAGACCTTCCTTGCAGATGAGGAGACTTACCGTGCAGCTGCCGATAAGCTGGTTCAGATCTCCCACTGCTATTGCTTTGACGGGTGGCTCATTAACATAGAAAATGTGCTGAGT CAAACTGCAGTGAAGAATACTGCTCCCTTTCTGCGGTACCTCACAGACCAGATGCATGAGCGTGTTCCAGGCAGTGTGGTCATCTGGTATGACAGTGTTCTGAAGAACGGCTCACTGAATTGGCAGAATGAACTCAATGATGATAACAG AATATTTTTTGATGCATGCGATGGAATTTTCACAAACTACAACTGGACAGAGCAGAGCCTGGAGTGGATGAAGTCCTACTCTGCCGCTCAGGGCCGCTTGGCTGATATCTATGTTGGTGTTGATGTGTTTGCAAGAGGGAAGGTGATCGGAGGGAAGTTTGAGACCAATAAG GCTCTGGAGCTGATTCGCAAGTATGAACTTTCAACTGCTATCTTTGCTCCTGGTTGGGTGTACGAATGCCACGAAAAGGCAGATTTTCGCCAAAACCAGGAAAA ATTTTGGAGTTTGCTGTCGGATTACCTTTATATCCACCGTCCGTCCTCCAGTCTTCCATTCATTTCCTCATTCTGTCAGGGCTTTGGAAAAAGCCTCTATTGGAAAGGACAG GTGGAGATGGAGAGAAGCTGGTTCAATCTGAATGCTCAGGAGATCCAGCCTCTGTACCTCTCTGAGACCATCGAGAAAGGGGGCTGGCTGAAAACTCGTGGCTGCTCAGAGGAGGCTTGGATAGGAGGCAGCTCTCTGATGGTGGAGGGTATAATTCCATCTGGACTTCCTGAAGTCTGTGCAAG GATATTTTCTCTCCATGTTCCCTTGGCTGCCAGAACTTTTGTGTCTTTTGTCTACAAGCCACCTGTGGGGGTGAAAGTGTCCCTGGAGCTCAAAACAATAGATGTTCCTTTGTGCACTTTTGATGGGACAGAGGAAATACCAT ctacCAGTGTCTTTCCAGAAGTGTTAGCGGAGGATAACCAGCTGGTTGCAAAGTTCACACAGAGTTGTGGCCAGTGGGCTTTAGATGGCTGGACTACCCG ATGTTTCCTGTTGAAAACGATTGGCTGCTCATTGCGAGAAGTGTGTATTCGTGTATCTCGTGATGAAGGAGATGAAGATGTCTCTTTCAGCTGCAGGATTGGAGAGATGATG CTGCTGGACGCAGAGAGTCTTCAACCCCCCCTGGAGTCTGTTCAAGGAATCTGTGTGAATGATGTGGTGTGGCAGACGGGTGCTTTGAAGGGAGATGGACAAACATTGAAGGTCCTCTTGAATGCCACCTTACGTTGGCAATATCCCAACCAGCTTGTCCGCCATTTCCGGATACACTGGAGGCGTCTTCGGGGTCCTGACCCTCGGATTCCCCCTGGACCCCTGACCCTAATAGGCAGATCTTACTCAAGCTTGTACCGTGTGGTGGAGCTGGAAGTTCCTGCTGCTCCAGGCCTCATTGAGCTGGTGGTAGAGCCGGTCACCAGAGAGGGATTCATACTACCTGAGGTCCACTGGGGCCGACGCACACTCAGCTACAGTGAGAGCTCCACAGAGAACCAATGA